From the Fulvia fulva chromosome 2, complete sequence genome, one window contains:
- a CDS encoding Putative epoxide hydrolase — protein sequence MNALRRLLFFEKQLSPPATTTTLSTMADYGKLPAGVKLDVKPFKAHVDEQKLQDFKTLAKLSPVAPANYENSDTSVDRRYGVSRDWILNAKDHLLNQFDWRKQEDKINSYPNFTAQVKDDVGNDLTIHFVALFSEKKDAMPLALFHGWPGSFLEFLQILDLLKQKYGPQDLPYHVIVPSIPGYAYSSGPPLKGDYALENASEALNNLMVGLGFGSGYIAQGGDLGAFVSRHLAAHNDACKGMHLNFAPIPRPKNADELEMSKVEQDALPRGLWFREVGAAYSHEHGTRTATIGHCLSASPIALLSWIGEKFLEWSDEDPPLDLILESVTLYWMTDSFPRCIYPYRGLSGDDERPRIAKVNGRGRERPYVEKPSGYSFFPKELVPMPKSWVAQTCNMVSASVHETGGHFAAMEKPKELLADIEEYLQKAWTGQSSKL from the exons ATGAACGCTTTACGGCGACTTCTTTTCTTTGAGAAACAACTTTCCCCGCCAGCAACAACAACCACCCTCAGCACCATGGCAGACTACGGCAAGCTCCCAGCAGGCGTGAAGCTCGATGTGAAGCCATTCAAAGCCCACGTTGATGAACAGAAGCTGCAAGACTTCAAGACTCTGGCCAAACTCTCGCCAGTG GCTCCTGCGAACTACGAGAACTCCGACACATCAGTCGATCGCCGATATGGTGTCTCGAGAGACTGGATCCTGAACGCCAAGGACCACCTACTCAATCAGTTCGACTGGAGAAAGCAGGAAGACAAGATCAACAGCTATCCAAACTTCACAGCCCAGGTGAAGGACGACGTCGGCAACGATTTGACCATTCATTTCGTGGCGCTCTTCTCCGAGAAGAAGGACGCAATGCCTCTCGCGCTGTTCCATGGTTGGCCAGGCAGCTTCCTCGAATTTTTACAGATATTGGATCTCCTCAAGCAGAAATACGGCCCACAAGACCTGCCATATCACGTCATCGTACCCAGCATCCCCGGCTACGCCTACTCGTCAGGTCCACCTCTGAAGGGAGACTACGCTTTGGAGAATGCCTCAGAGGCTCTGAACAATCTCATGGTTGGACTGGGCTTTGGATCAGGCTACATTGCACAAGGTGGTGATCTTGGAGCCTTCGTCAGCCGCCACCTAGCGGCCCACAACGATGCCTGCAAAGGCATGCACCTCAACTTTGCCCCTATCCCACGCCCAAAGAATGCAGATGAACTAGAAATGTCCAAAGTTGAGCAGGACGCTCTGCCAAGAGGACTCTGGTTCCGCGAAGTTGGTGCTGCATATTCGCACGAGCACGGCACCCGCACAGCGACCATCGGACACTGTCTTAGTGCCAGCCCCATTGCTTTGCTCAGTTGGATCGGCGAGAAGTTCCTCGAGTGGTCAGATGAAGATCCACCACTTGACTTGATCTTGGAGAGCGTTACCTTGTACTGGATGACGGACTCTTTCCCAAGATGCATCTATCCATATCGTGGC TTATCCGGCGACGATGAGCGTCCTCGCATTGCGAAGGTGAACGGTCGCGGACGCGAGCGACCATACGTCGAGAAGCCTTCAGGATACTCGTTCTTCCCGAAGGAGCTTGTGCCCATGCCAAAGAGCTGGGTCGCTCAGACCTGCAATATGGTATCTGCCTCGGTCCACGAGACTGGAGGTCACTTTGCG GCGATGGAGAAGCCAAAAGAGCTCTTGGCCGATATTGAGGAGTACCTGCAAAAGGCGTGGACAGGCCAGTCTAGCAAGTTGTGA
- a CDS encoding Cell division control protein 48 encodes MSVEPDKSTSKPAGKVKLDNDPSGAERRDEDATATAILKKKKKPNSLIVTDATTDDNSILALSNNTMEQLQLFRGDTVLVKGKKRKDTVLIVLADDDLDDGSARMNRVVRHNLRVKLGDVVTVNPCPDIKYAKRIAVLPMADTIEGLTGSLFDVFLAPYFREAYRPVRQGDLFTCRAAMRTVEFKVVEIDPPEYGIVAQDTVIHCEGEPIQREDEEGNLNEVGYDDIGGCRKQMAQVRELVELPLRHPQLFKSIGIKPPRGILMYGPPGTGKTLMARAVANETGAFFFLINGPEIMSKMAGESESNLRKAFEEAEKNSPAIIFIDEIDSIAPKREKTNGEVERRVVSQLLTLMDGMKARSNVVVMAATNRPNSIDPALRRFGRFDREVDIGIPDPTGRLEILGIHTKNMKLGDDVDLESIAAETHGYVGSDIASLCSEAAMQQIREKMDLIDLDEDTIDAEVLDSLGVTQENFRFALGVSNPSALREVAVVEVPNVKWDDIGGLEDVKRELVESVQYPVDHPEKFLKFGLSPSRGVLFYGPPGTGKTLLAKAVANECAANFISVKGPELLSMWFGESESNIRDIFDKARAAAPCVVFLDELDSIAKSRGGSQGDAGGASDRVVNQLLTEMDGMTSKKNVFVIGATNRPEQLDNALCRPGRLDTLVYVPLPDQEGRESILKAQLRKTPVAPDVDLNYIAQKTHGFSGADLGFITQRAVKLAIKESIDIAIRNSKAKEAEAGDDTKMEEDVDEEDPVPELTKRHFEEAMSMARRSVTDTEIRRYEAFAQSMKSSAGGSAFFRFPEGENGGAAEQQNGAGEEDLYD; translated from the exons ATGTCTGTGGAACCAGACAAGTCGACCAGCAAGCCTGCGGGCAAGGTCAAGCTCGACAATGATCCATCAGGCGCTGAGCGACGCGACGAGGACGCCACTGCGACGGCCATCctcaagaagaagaagaagcctaacagcttgattgtcaccGACGCCACCACTGACGATAACTCGATCCTCGCACTATCAAACAACACGATGGAGCAGCTGCAGCTCTTCCGCGGCGACACCGTGCTTGTCAAGGGCAAGAAGAGAAAGGATACAGTGCTCATCGTGCTCGCCGACGACGACCTTGATGATGGCTCCGCGCGCATGAACCGAGTGGTGAGACACAATCTTCGAGTCAAGCTGGGTGACGTCGTCACAGTCAACCCATGTCCCGACATCAAGTACGCCAAGCGTATCGCTGTCCTGCCCATGGCCGACACCATCGAGGGCCTCACTGGCTCGCTCTTCGATGTCTTCCTCGCTCCATACTTCCGCGAAGCCTACCGTCCAGTGCGACAAGGTGATCTCTTCACATGTAGAGCTGCGATGCGGACAGTCGAGTTCAAGGTCGTCGAGATTGACCCACCCGAGTACGGCATCGTCGCCCAGGACACGGTCATCCACTGCGAGGGCGAGCCCATTCAGCGTGAAGACGAGGAGGGCAACCTCAACGAGGTTGGTTACGATGACATTGGTGGATGTCGCAAGCAAATGGCGCAGGTTCGAGAGCTCGTCGAGCTTCCACTGAGACATCCTCAACTCTTCAAGTCCATTGGTATCAAGCCACCACGCGGTATCCTCATGTATGGTCCACCGGGTACTGGTAAGACACTGATGGCTCGCGCCGTCGCCAACGAAACCGGTGCTTTCTTCTTCCTGATCAACGGCCCTGAGATCATGTCAAAGATGGCTGGTGAGTCGGAGAGTAATCTGCGAAAGGCCTTTGAGGAGGCAGAGAAGAACAGCCCGGCGATCATCTTCATCGACGAGATCGACTCCATCGCACCAAAGCGTGAGAAGACCAACGGTGAGGTCGAACGCCGTGTTGTGTCTCAGCTACTCACCCTCATGGACGGCATGAAGGCGCGTTCCAACGTGGTCGTCATGGCTGCCACCAACCGTCCAAACTCCATCGATCCCGCCCTTCGTCGATTCGGCCGTTTCGATCGTGAGGTCGATATCGGCATTCCCGACCCAACCGGCCGTCTCGAGATTCTCGGCATCCACACAAAAAACATGAAGCTCGGTGACGACGTCGATCTCGAGTCGATCGCCGCCGAGACACACGGTTACGTCGGTTCGGATATTGCATCGCTCTGCTCCGAGGCAGCCATGCAGCAGATTCGTGAGAAGATGGACCTCATTGATCTCGATGAGGACACAATCGACGCCGAGGTGCTCGACAGCCTTGGTGTCACACAAGAGAACTTCCGCTTCGCCCTCGGCGTCAGCAACCCAAGCGCCCTTCGCGAGGTTGCCGTTGTTGAGGTGCCGAACGTCAAGTGGGACGACATCGGTGGTCTCGAGGACGTCAAGCGCGAGCTGGTCGAGAGCGTGCAATACCCAGTCGACCATCCCGAGAAGTTCCTCAAGTTCGGTCTCAGCCCGTCCCGCGGTGTGCTCTTCTACGGCCCACCAGGTACTGGTAAGACACTTCTTGCCAAGGCAGTCGCCAACGAGTGCGCCGCCAACTTCATCTCGGTCAAGGGTCCAGAACTGCTCTCCATGTGGTTCGGTGAGTCTGAATCCAACATCCGAGACATCTTCGACAAGGCTCGCGCGGCTGCACCTTGTGTTGTCTTCCTTGACGAACTGGATTCGATTGCCAAGTCTCGTGGTGGCAGCCAGGGTGATGCAGGTGGTGCGTCCGACCGTGTCGTCAACCAGCTTCTCACAGAGATGGATGGTATGACCAGCAAGAAGAATGTGTTCGTCATCGGCGCAACCAACCGTCCAGAGCAGCTTGACAATGCTCTGTGCCGTCCAGGTCGTCTTGACACTCTTGTCTACGTCCCACTTCCAGACCAAGAGGGACGTGAGAGCATCCTGAAGGCTCAGCTCCGCAAGACTCCAGTCGCTCCGGATGTCGATCTCAACTACATCGCCCAGAAGACCCACGGCTTCTCTGGTGCCGACTTGGGCTTCATCACCCAACGCGCTGTCAAGCTCGCCATCAAGGAGAGCATCGACATTGCGATCCGCAACAGCAAGGCAAAGGAGGCTGAGGCCGGTGATGACACCAAGATGGAGGAGGACGTTGACGAGGAGGACCCAGTACCAGAGCTCACGAAGCGTCACTTCGAGGAGGCAATGAGCATGGCTCGTCGCTCTGTCACAGACACTGAGATCCGGCGGTACGAGGCTTTCGCCCAGAGCATGAAGAGCAGCGCTGGTGGCAGTGCATTCTTCCGCTTCCCAGAGGGCGAGAACGGTGGTGCTGCTGAGCAGCAGAATG GCGCCGGGGAAGAGGATCTCTACGATTAA
- a CDS encoding putative alpha/beta-glucosidase agdC: MHFLVGAAIAATASARALLPRQDNAAACPGYTATNVQTSGTGLTADLALAGPACNSYGKDIEDLKLTVNYDTEKRLHVKIEDAAAIAYQVPVSVFPSPDSSSSVSPEQAELTFEHKTSPFSFRVVRKASGEVLFDSSAAPLVFQDQYLRLRTSLPESPNLYGLGEHSDNFKLNATNYTRTLWSRDSYGIPEGTNLYGNHPVYFDHRGEDGTHGVFLLSSSGMDVKIDNVGGQHLEYNLISGILDLYFVAGPAPTEVSKQYAEIAGLPAMMPYWGFGFHQCRYGYRDFYAVAEVVTNYSSAGIPLETMWTDIDYMYARYIMTTDPDRFPMERMRDIVDYLHEHDQHYVVMVDPAVAYQEEKYDNLPYDTFLTARDNGYFVYKNGTVYRGVVWPGVTAFPDWFHPDTQEYWNNEFLDFFNAEDGLDIDALWIDMNEAANFNYFGDDPDETTEERGFPPTRPELRSQPRPIPGFGPEFQPGAAPYPPDQYVYAPPWLAPDSNPNDAKKRFIDASPIKREVKRQSPESPNGAALIGYPDRDFLAPPYQINNENTFEAYGGLSNFTLDTDIVHYDGHVELDVHNLYGTMMSEASRTAMLARRPTRRPMVITRSTFAGAGRSVGKWLGDNLSTWAQYRNSIQGMLNFATLFQVPMVGSDICGFGGNTTSTLCARWATLGAFYTFSRNHNGDTSIPQEFYLWDLVAEAARNAFDIRYKLLDYIYTAFHKQTIDGTPVINPLFFLYPHDTNTFGNQLQFFYGDSILVSPVTEENSTSVTIYLPVDRFYTWGSWEVVEGRGAEITLNNISFTEIPLHVRGGSVLPVRQKSGYTTTETRKQPFEIIVAPDREGKASGSLYLDDGDSIEQDATSEIEFEYADGELEITGTFGYTAESIRIAAVTVLGGSKEYHGHPSWRHGGKGKSGRKGPRDDAHGEWTHSEESGATTVAVDQPLDGELTVSV; this comes from the exons ATGCATTTTCTAGTTGGAGCTGCCATTGCGGCAACTGCTTCTGCCAGAGCACTGTTACCAAGACAAGATAACGCTGCAGCGTGTCCAGGGTATACTGCCACTAACGTCCAAACATCAGGAACAGGCTTGACGGCTGACCTAGCTCTTGCTGGTCCTGCATGCAATAGCTACGGAAAGGACATCGAGGATCTGAAGCTTACAGTCAACTACGACACTG AAAAGAGGCTACACGTCAAGATCGAAGATGCCGCAGCAATTGCGTACCAGGTGCCTGTCAGCGTGTTTCCATCTCCCGACAGCTCAAGCTCGGTATCGCCAGAGCAAGCAGAACTGACCTTTGAGCACAAAACTTCACCCTTCAGTTTCCGCGTTGTCCGCAAGGCTAGCGGTGAAGTCCTCTTCGACTCATCTGCCGCTCCTCTCGTCTTCCAAGACCAGTATCTCCGCCTGCGGACATCACTGCCCGAGAGTCCGAACCTCTATGGTCTAGGAGAGCATTCGGACAACTTCAAACTCAACGCCACCAATTACACACGCACGCTCTGGTCGCGTGACAGCTACGGTATTCCAGAGGGCACGAACCTTTATGGAAACCACCCTGTATATTTCGACCACCGAGGTGAGGATGGCACGCACGGCGTGTTCCTTCTTTCTAGCTCCGGAATGGACGTGAAGATCGACAATGTCGGTGGACAACACTTGGAGTACAACTTGATCTCAGGAATCCTGGATCTGTATTTCGTGGCGGGACCAGCACCTACTGAAGTCAGCAAGCAGTACGCTGAGATTGCAGGACTACCTGCCATGAT GCCGTATTGGGGATTCGGATTTCACCAGTGCCGATATGGCTACAGGGACTTCTATGCAGTAGCCGAAGTGGTCACGAACTACTCCTCCGCCGGTATTCCTCTAGAAACGATGTGGACAGACATTGACT ACATGTATGCGAGATACATCATGACGACTGACCCTGATCGATTCCCTATGGAGCGGATGCGAGATATCGTTGACTACCTGCACGAGCATGATCAGCACTACGTCGTGATGGTCGACCCTGCTGTAGCATATCAAGAGGAGAAGTACGacaacctgccctacgacACTTTCCTAACAGCTCGTGACAATGGCTACTTCGTCTACAAGAATGGCACTGTCTACCGGGGAGTCGTCTGGCCCGGTGTCACGGCTTTCCCGGATTGGTTCCATCCTGATACTCAGGAGTATTGGAACAACGAGTTTTTGGACTTCTTCAACGCCGAAGATGGCCTGGACATTGATGCCCTATGGATAGACATGAATGAG GCTGCCAACTTCAACTACTTTGGCGACGATCCTGATGAGACTACCGAAGAACGCGGATTTCCTCCAACACGACCCGAGCTTAGATCGCAACCCCGACCAATCCCGGGCTTTGGCCCAGAATTCCAGCCTGGCGCTGCTCCATACCCTCCCGACCAGTATGTCTATGCTCCCCCTTGGCTGGCACCAGACTCGAATCCCAACGATGCCAAGAAACGGTTTATTGATGCCTCCCCGATCAAGCGCGAGGTCAAGCGTCAGTCTCCAGAGTCTCCCAATGGAGCTGCACTCATTGGATACCCCGATCGCGACTTCCTTGCTCCACCTTATCAAATCAACAACGAGAACACATTCGAAGCCTACGGAGGACTATCAAACTTCACATTGGATACTGACATCGTTCACTACGATGGTCATGTCGAACTTGATGTGCACAATCTTTACGGCACTATGATGTCTGAAGCCTCACGGACCGCTATGCTAGCCAGGCGACCTACCAGGAGGCCGATGGTCATCACTCGTTCGACGTTTGCCGGCGCAGGCAGAAGCGTCGGAAAGTGGCTTGGTGATAATCTCAGCACATGGGCACAGTATCGCAATTCGATCCAAGGCATGCTGAATTTTGCTACGCTGTTCCAAGTACCCATGGTTGGCTCCGATATCTGCGGATTTGGTGGGAACACCACGTCCACCTTGTGTGCTCGCTGGGCCACTCTGGGAGCATTCTACACTTTTTCGAGGAACCACAACGGAGACACGTCGATTCCGCAAGAGTTCTACCTGTGGGACCTGGTCGCTGAAGCAGCTCGCAATGCCTTCGATATCAGGTACAAGCTACTGGACTACATCTACACTGCCTTCCACAAGCAGACCATTGATGGTACCCCAGTCATCAACCCGCTCTTCTTCCTATACCCACACGACACGAACACCTTCGGCAACCAACTCCAATTCTTCTACGGAGATTCGATCCTCGTCTCGCCAGTCACTGAGGAGAACTCGACGAGTGTGACAATCTATCTTCCCGTCGATCGCTTCTACACCTGGGGTTCATGGGAGGTCGTCGAAGGTCGCGGTGCAGAGATCACCCTCAACAACATTAGCTTCACCGAGATCCCGCTCCACGTCCGCGGTGGCAGCGTCCTGCCTGTTCGACAAAAGTCTGGATATACCACTACGGAAACGCGCAAGCAACCTTTCGAAATCATTGTTGCTCCAGACCGGGAAGGGAAGGCTAGTGGCTCGCTGTATCTCGACGACGGTGACAGTATTGAACAGGATGCTACTTCAGAGATCGAGTTTGAGTATGCCGATGGAGAGCTCGAGATCACTGGTACTTTTGGATACACTGCTGAAAGTATCCGGATCGCGGCTGTGACTGTGCTTGGTGGATCGAAGGAGTACCATGGACATCCTTCGTGGCGCCATGGAGGTAAGGGGAAGAGTGGTCGTAAAGGACCAAGAGATGACGCGCATGGCGAATGGACGCACAGCGAGGAGAGTGGTGCTACGACGGTGGCCGTCGACCAGCCGCTTGATGGAGAGCTGACCGTTAGCGTATAG
- a CDS encoding Increased recombination centers protein 22-2, with translation MVSFKLAALAAVALGSLNVLAQDTAADIQVEDNIGDTPQNPAKPDIADVNVEDMQNYLASGGNQQWKTGSSDPKPLNVDVNVSFPDAEIFGVKLVNGRPTRALFHIANNEDTDINVLLGLGALLTPLGTPGAPEVPQVVRNMTGAKFGTVIAPKSKETLTYSFSNVMQPQDLTLELQTVIAKGQNMFTLTVFSESVSIVEAPTSILDPQIIFLYLLLAGIFGGTCYFIYNVWITQLFPQKKRGGKGGERAKRSSGGSKPVDPSEQVAVVGADGPAVTTGSKTYDESWIPASHLQRPQAKRVGSGRPKSRAA, from the exons ATGGTCTCCTTCAAGCTCGCGGCCCTCGCAGCTGTAGCGTTGGGCTCGTTGAACGTTCTAGCACAAGACACAGCAGCAGACATCCAG GTCGAAGACAACATCGGCGATACCCCTCAGAACCCTGCGAAACCGGACATTGCCGATGTCAACGTCGAAGATATGCAGAACTACCTGGCATCGGGCGGGAACCAGCAGTGGAAAACAGGAAGCAGCGATCCAAAGCCGTTGAACGTCGACGTGAATGTGTCTTTCCCAGATGCTGAGATCTTTGGTGTGAAGCTGGTCAACGGCCGGCCTACGCGCGCCCTGTTCCACATCGCGAACAATGAGGATACGGACATCAATGTTCTGCTTGGTCTGGGTGCGCTGTTGACACCCTTGGGCACTCCTGGTGCACCAGAGGTACCACAGGTTGTACGCAACATGACTGGCGCCAAGTTCGGCACAGTCATTGCGCCAAAGTCGAAGGAAACTTTGACGTACTCTTTCAGCAACGTCATGCAGCCGCAGGACCTTACCCTGGAGCTCCAGACTGTCATCGCCAAGGGCCAGAATATGTTCACCTTGACCGTCTTCTCCGAGAGCGTGTCTATTGTGGAGGCACCAACTTCGATCCTCGATCCTCAAAT TATCTTCCTCTACCTCCTCCTCGCCGGTATCTTCGGTGGTACCTGCTACTTCATCTACAACGTCTGGATCACACAGCTTTTCCCTCAAAAGAAGCGCGGCGGCAAGGGCGGCGAGCGTGCCAAGCGATCGTCTGGTGGTAGCAAGCCAGTCGATCCCTCAGAGCAGGTCGCTGTGGTTGGTGCAGATGGACCTGCTGTGACTACTGGTTCCAAGACCTACGATGAGAGCTGGATCCCAGCGTCTCACCTGCAAAGGCCACAAGCTAAGAGAGTTGGAAGTGGCAGACCAAAGAGCAGGGCAGCATAA
- a CDS encoding Disulfide-isomerase, with translation MRSSTIFTTALAAITASASAVIDLKPNNFDTLITNSGKPALVEFFAPWCGHCKTLAPVYEELATSFEFAKDKVTIAKVDADAEKELGKKYGIQGFPTLKWFPGDGGKSEPEDYKSGRDLESLTAFITEKTGVKPKAAKKAATSVVSLTDSNFDEEVKDKDVIVAFTAPWCGHCKSLKPTWEKVATDFASEDGVTIANIDCESPTAKATAQRFGVKSYPTIKFFPKGDLKGEDYSSGRTEEALVTFLNEKAGTFRAPGGTLNNLAGVIPSLDTVLATLKDGGDKAYAELYKQTGTLKDKYAEYYAKVGKKLQENAGYVEKELTRLQNMIARGNLAPEKLDDLVSRSNILKKFKGEEVDDDVKSEL, from the exons ATGCGCTCCTCCACCATCTTCACAACGGCACTGGCTGCCATCACCGCTTCAGCGTCTGCCGTCATCGACCTCAAGCCCAACAACTTCGACACCCTCATCACCAACTCTGGCAAGCCGGCCCTCGTCGAATTCTTTGCTCCGTGGTGTGGCCACTGCAAGACTCTTGCTCCCGTCTACGAAGAGCTCGCCACATCCTTCGAGTTCGCCAAGGACAAGGTCACAATCGCAAAGGTCGACGCCGATGCCGAGAAAGAGCTGGGCAAGAAGTATGGCATCCAAGGTTTCCCGACATTGAAGTGGTTCCCTGGCGATGGAGGCAAGTCGGAACCTGAGGACTACAAGAGTGGACGAGATCTCGAGAGCTTGACTGCTTTCATTACCGAGAAGACGGGTGTCAAGCCAAAGGCCGCCAAGAAGGCCGCCACCTCTGTGGTATCATTGACCGACTCGAACTTTGATGAGGAGGTCAAAGACAAGGATGTTATTGTTGCTTTCACCGCACCATGGTGTGGAC ACTGCAAGAGCCTCAAGCCCACCTGGGAAAAGGTCGCCACCGACTTCGCCTCCGAAGACGGCGTCACAATCGCCAACATCGACTGCGAATCCCCCACCGCCAAAGCCACCGCCCAGCGATTCGGCGTCAAGTCCTACCCCACCATCAAGTTCTTCCCCAAGGGCGATCTCAAGGGCGAAGACTACAGCAGCGGCCGCACCGAAGAAGCCCTCGTCACTTTCCTCAACGAGAAGGCTGGCACTTTCCGCGCTCCAGGTGGCACTCTCAACAACCTCGCCGGCGTCATCCCATCCCTCGACACTGTTCTTGCCACTCTCAAGGATGGCGGTGACAAGGCTTATGCAGAGCTGTACAAGCAGACTGGTACCTTGAAGGACAAGTACGCCGAGTACTACGCCAAGGTTGGCAAGAAGCTGCAGGAGAATGCCGGATATGTTGAGAAGGAGCTTACAAGGCTGCAAAACATGATTGCCAGGGGCAACCTTGCGCCAGAGAAGCTTGATGACTTGGTCAGCCGCAGCAACATTTTGAAGAAGTTCAAGGGCGAGGAAGTGGATGATGACGTCAAGAGCGAGCTTTAA